From Amycolatopsis sp. cg9, one genomic window encodes:
- a CDS encoding globin, with protein MEGVSAVSEPANLYEAVGGEPTFRRIVGRFYEEVARDEILRPLYPEEDLGPAEERFRLFLMQYWGGPHTYSDQRGHPRLRMRHAPFKIGPIERDAWLRCIRIAVDEENLEEPYRGQLWAYLEMAAHSMMNSFV; from the coding sequence ATGGAAGGCGTGTCTGCAGTGAGCGAACCGGCGAACCTCTACGAAGCGGTCGGCGGCGAACCGACGTTCCGCCGCATCGTCGGGCGGTTCTACGAAGAGGTGGCGCGCGACGAGATCCTCCGCCCGCTCTACCCCGAGGAGGACCTCGGCCCGGCCGAGGAGCGCTTCCGCCTGTTCCTCATGCAGTACTGGGGCGGCCCGCACACCTACTCCGACCAGCGCGGGCACCCGCGGCTGCGGATGCGGCACGCGCCGTTCAAGATCGGGCCGATCGAGCGCGACGCCTGGCTGCGCTGCATCCGGATCGCCGTCGACGAGGAGAACCTGGAAGAGCCGTACCGCGGTCAGCTCTGGGCGTACCTGGAGATGGCGGCGCACAGCATGATGAACAGCTTCGTATGA
- a CDS encoding HNH endonuclease: MCGKAEVVHGDPGGIELHSAKVSLPVPSVIRLSTYVRVPYRAQVPLTRAGLMHRDRYRCAYCGGRAETIDHVQPRSRGGPHSWTNCVACCAKCNHRKADRLLSEIGWRLRVVPRAPHGPHWRLLAHSKEADPLWQPYLGSAA, from the coding sequence ATGTGCGGCAAGGCCGAAGTGGTGCACGGCGACCCCGGCGGGATCGAGCTGCATTCGGCCAAGGTGTCGCTGCCGGTGCCGTCGGTGATCCGGCTCAGCACGTACGTGCGGGTGCCCTACCGGGCGCAGGTGCCGCTCACCCGCGCCGGGCTGATGCACCGCGATCGGTACCGCTGCGCCTACTGCGGGGGGCGGGCCGAAACGATCGACCACGTCCAGCCGCGCAGCCGGGGCGGGCCCCACAGCTGGACGAACTGCGTCGCCTGCTGCGCCAAGTGCAACCACCGCAAAGCGGACCGGCTGCTCTCGGAGATCGGCTGGCGGCTCCGCGTCGTCCCGCGGGCGCCCCACGGCCCGCACTGGCGGCTGCTCGCCCACTCCAAAGAGGCCGACCCGCTCTGGCAGCCGTACCTGGGTTCGGCGGCCTAG
- the pepN gene encoding aminopeptidase N has product MPAPNLTRDQAKLRADLLDVTAYDIELDLTDGHGGPGEKTFASTTTVRFSSARAGEDTWVDIVADRVHSATLNGADVDVSAYVEDKGIALAGLAEANELTVTADCRYMNTGEGLHRFVDPVDDGVYLYTQFETADAKRMFACFDQPDLKSVYRLTVIAPRDWKVVSNTMAESTEETPEGAVRTVFKESERLSTYLVALIAGPYAEWRDEYTDAHKTIPLGVYCRASLAEHMDADRLFTETKQGFGFYHEKFGTPYPFSKYDQLFVPEFNAGAMENAGAVTFLEDYVFRSRVTRYAYERRAETLLHEMAHMWFGDLVTMRWWDDLWLNESFATFASVLAQADATEYKNAWTSFANIEKSWAYRQDQLPSTHPIAADIVDLHAVEVNFDGITYAKGASVLKQLVAYVGLDHFLDGLKVYFGKHAWGNATLADLLGALEEASGRDLSWWSAQWLETTGLNSLSPRYEIGSDGKFTSFAVVQSGAKPGAGELRTHRVAVGVYDEDASGKIVRTQRVELDVDGERTEVPDLVGQAAGKLVLVNDDDLTYCTMRLDPASLTTLIDRIADITEPLPRTLCWSAAWEMTREAELKARDFVTLVQRGIHTETEVGVVQRLLLQAQTALNSYAEQDWAASTGWPAFTGRLLELVRAAEPGSDHQLAFVNSLAGSVLDDATLSVVAGWLDGSAPLEGLTVDTDLRWRLLHALVAHGKADAVEIDAELSRDNTATGRRQAERARALRPTAEAKSDAWQRAVYDDELPNAVSDSLISGFSHPGQKALLGSYVAKYFEVIDEVWQRRSSERAQPIAIGLYPSWAVAPETVTASDEWLAGDHSQALRRLVSEGRAGIVRALAARDFDAQA; this is encoded by the coding sequence GTGCCCGCCCCCAACCTGACCCGCGACCAAGCCAAGCTGCGCGCGGATCTGCTCGACGTCACCGCCTACGACATCGAGCTGGATCTGACCGACGGCCACGGCGGTCCCGGGGAGAAGACCTTCGCGTCGACGACGACCGTCCGGTTCTCCAGCGCCCGGGCCGGGGAGGACACGTGGGTCGACATCGTCGCCGACCGCGTGCACTCGGCGACCCTCAACGGCGCGGACGTCGACGTCAGCGCCTACGTCGAGGACAAGGGCATCGCGCTGGCCGGCCTGGCCGAGGCGAACGAGCTCACGGTGACGGCCGACTGCCGGTACATGAACACCGGCGAAGGCCTGCACCGGTTCGTCGACCCGGTCGACGACGGCGTCTACCTGTACACGCAGTTCGAGACGGCCGACGCCAAGCGCATGTTCGCCTGCTTCGACCAGCCCGACCTGAAGTCGGTCTACCGGCTCACGGTCATCGCGCCGCGGGACTGGAAGGTCGTCTCGAACACGATGGCCGAGTCCACCGAGGAGACGCCCGAAGGCGCCGTCCGGACGGTGTTCAAGGAGTCCGAGCGGCTCTCGACGTACCTGGTCGCGCTGATCGCCGGCCCGTACGCCGAGTGGCGCGACGAGTACACCGACGCCCACAAGACCATCCCGCTCGGCGTCTACTGCCGCGCGTCGCTGGCCGAGCACATGGACGCCGACCGCCTCTTCACCGAGACCAAGCAGGGCTTCGGCTTCTACCACGAGAAGTTCGGCACGCCGTACCCGTTCTCCAAGTACGACCAGCTGTTCGTGCCGGAGTTCAACGCGGGCGCGATGGAGAACGCCGGCGCGGTGACGTTCCTGGAGGACTACGTCTTCCGCAGCCGCGTCACCCGCTACGCCTACGAGCGGCGCGCCGAGACGCTGCTGCACGAGATGGCGCACATGTGGTTCGGCGACCTGGTCACCATGCGCTGGTGGGACGACCTGTGGCTGAACGAGTCGTTCGCGACTTTCGCGAGCGTCCTGGCCCAGGCCGACGCGACCGAGTACAAGAACGCGTGGACCAGCTTCGCGAACATCGAGAAGTCGTGGGCCTACCGGCAGGACCAGCTGCCCTCGACGCACCCGATCGCGGCCGACATCGTCGACCTGCACGCGGTCGAGGTCAACTTCGACGGCATCACCTACGCCAAGGGCGCGAGCGTGCTCAAGCAGCTCGTCGCCTACGTCGGGCTCGACCACTTCCTCGACGGCCTGAAGGTGTACTTCGGCAAGCACGCCTGGGGCAACGCGACCCTGGCCGACCTGCTGGGCGCGCTGGAAGAGGCGTCCGGGCGCGACCTGTCGTGGTGGAGCGCGCAGTGGCTGGAGACCACCGGCCTCAACTCGCTGAGCCCGCGCTACGAGATCGGCTCGGACGGGAAGTTCACGTCGTTCGCCGTCGTGCAGTCCGGTGCGAAGCCGGGTGCCGGTGAGCTGCGCACGCACCGCGTCGCCGTGGGCGTGTACGACGAAGACGCTTCCGGCAAGATCGTCCGGACGCAGCGGGTGGAGCTGGACGTAGACGGCGAGCGCACCGAGGTCCCGGACCTGGTCGGCCAGGCCGCGGGCAAGCTCGTGCTGGTCAACGACGACGACCTGACGTACTGCACGATGCGCCTCGACCCGGCGTCGCTGACCACGCTGATCGACCGCATCGCGGACATCACCGAGCCGCTCCCGCGGACGCTGTGCTGGTCGGCGGCGTGGGAGATGACCCGCGAGGCCGAGCTGAAGGCCCGCGACTTCGTCACGCTGGTGCAGCGCGGGATCCACACCGAAACCGAGGTCGGCGTCGTCCAGCGGCTGCTGCTGCAGGCCCAGACCGCGCTGAACTCCTACGCGGAGCAGGACTGGGCGGCCTCGACCGGCTGGCCGGCGTTCACCGGGCGGCTGCTGGAGCTGGTCCGCGCCGCGGAGCCGGGTTCGGACCACCAGCTGGCGTTCGTGAACTCGCTGGCGGGCTCGGTGCTCGACGACGCGACGCTGTCGGTGGTGGCCGGCTGGCTCGACGGTTCGGCACCGCTCGAAGGCTTGACGGTGGACACGGACCTGCGCTGGCGCCTGCTGCACGCGCTGGTGGCGCACGGCAAGGCGGACGCGGTGGAGATCGACGCGGAGCTGTCCCGCGACAACACGGCCACCGGCCGCCGCCAGGCGGAGCGCGCCCGTGCGCTGCGCCCGACGGCCGAGGCCAAGTCGGACGCGTGGCAGCGGGCGGTGTACGACGACGAGCTGCCGAACGCGGTCAGCGACTCGCTCATCTCGGGCTTCTCGCACCCGGGCCAGAAGGCGCTGCTGGGCTCGTACGTGGCGAAGTACTTCGAGGTGATCGACGAGGTGTGGCAGCGGCGCTCGAGCGAGCGCGCGCAGCCGATCGCGATCGGCCTGTACCCGTCGTGGGCCGTGGCCCCGGAGACGGTGACGGCGTCGGACGAGTGGCTGGCGGGCGACCACTCGCAGGCCCTGCGGCGGCTGGTTTCGGAGGGCCGGGCGGGCATCGTCCGCGCCCTGGCGGCGCGGGACTTCGACGCGCAGGCCTGA
- a CDS encoding mechanosensitive ion channel family protein, translated as MSPLLTAGQTPCIQDTSTFCYQVWKATNNEWLAGSANWLLTKPLKILMILVIAFVIRLLLKRLINRITTFPRSGGKLPALLRPLRERAPEVLGSAVIERRRQRAQTIGSVLKSMSTFLIYGLAFILVLGELGLNLGPIIASAGIIGVAIGFGAQNLVKDFLSGIFMMVEDQYGVGDVVDIGEATGTVEAVGLRITTLRDLKGTVWYVRNGEVLRVGNSSQGFAVAVVDVPLGYTADVERATTVLAAAASTATESELLKDNVLEPPEMLGVESVTPEGLQLRLTVKVRPGKQWAVQRALRAQLLAALEEAGFEPPLGRLFPSAAPAVEK; from the coding sequence GTGTCCCCCTTGCTCACCGCCGGACAGACGCCGTGCATCCAGGACACCAGCACGTTCTGCTACCAGGTGTGGAAAGCCACGAACAACGAGTGGCTGGCCGGCTCGGCGAACTGGCTGCTCACCAAGCCGCTGAAGATCCTGATGATCCTGGTGATCGCGTTCGTCATCCGGCTGCTGCTCAAGCGCCTGATCAACCGGATCACGACCTTCCCGCGCTCCGGCGGCAAGCTCCCGGCCCTGCTGCGCCCCCTGCGCGAGCGCGCCCCCGAGGTGCTCGGCTCCGCGGTGATCGAACGGCGGCGGCAGCGCGCCCAGACCATCGGCTCCGTGCTGAAGTCGATGTCCACGTTCCTGATCTACGGCCTCGCGTTCATCCTCGTGCTGGGCGAACTCGGCCTGAACCTCGGCCCGATCATCGCCTCGGCCGGCATCATCGGCGTCGCGATCGGATTCGGCGCGCAGAACCTCGTGAAGGACTTCCTCTCCGGCATCTTCATGATGGTCGAGGACCAGTACGGCGTCGGCGACGTCGTCGACATCGGTGAGGCGACCGGCACCGTCGAGGCCGTCGGCCTCCGGATCACCACGCTGCGCGACCTCAAGGGCACGGTCTGGTACGTCCGCAATGGCGAAGTGCTGCGCGTCGGCAACTCCAGCCAGGGCTTCGCGGTCGCGGTCGTCGACGTCCCGCTCGGCTACACCGCCGACGTCGAGCGCGCGACCACCGTGCTCGCGGCGGCGGCGTCCACGGCCACCGAGAGCGAGCTGCTGAAGGACAACGTCCTCGAGCCGCCGGAGATGCTGGGTGTGGAAAGCGTCACACCGGAGGGCCTCCAGCTGCGCCTGACGGTCAAGGTGCGGCCGGGCAAGCAGTGGGCCGTGCAGCGCGCCCTCCGCGCGCAGCTGCTCGCGGCCCTGGAAGAGGCCGGGTTCGAGCCGCCGCTGGGCCGGCTGTTCCCGAGCGCGGCCCCGGCCGTCGAAAAGTAG
- a CDS encoding DUF5130 family protein gives MATGELTKRVDESELAYGEGLTSSGRVSAAKMYEPAAPSGPFDTRQLARLDEALTFASRETGLDFSLYLGELGEDSRASAEKLHSTTTDPANAVLIAVSPGERKIEIVTGKTAYTRLPDRGAKLAVASMVASFKEGDLVRGLVNGLVNALRMLSDQAGPAPR, from the coding sequence GTGGCAACTGGTGAGCTGACGAAGCGCGTCGACGAGTCCGAGCTGGCCTACGGCGAGGGACTGACGTCGAGCGGCCGCGTGTCGGCGGCGAAGATGTACGAGCCGGCCGCGCCGTCGGGCCCGTTCGACACCCGCCAGCTGGCCCGCCTGGACGAGGCGCTGACGTTCGCGAGCCGGGAGACCGGCCTCGACTTCAGCCTGTACCTCGGCGAACTGGGCGAGGACAGCCGCGCTTCGGCGGAGAAGCTGCACTCGACGACGACCGACCCGGCGAACGCGGTCCTGATCGCGGTCTCGCCCGGCGAACGCAAGATCGAGATCGTCACGGGCAAGACGGCCTACACGCGTCTCCCCGACCGCGGCGCCAAGCTGGCGGTGGCGAGCATGGTGGCGTCCTTCAAGGAGGGCGACCTGGTTCGCGGGCTGGTCAACGGCCTGGTGAACGCGCTGCGCATGCTGTCCGACCAGGCGGGCCCGGCGCCCCGCTGA